From Desulfitibacter sp. BRH_c19:
GCCCAACTATTGAGGAAATTAAATTTGGGGGACATTCCTCAGAAGTGTGAAGTGTGATATTAGATGCTCTAACCTCTGACTTCCCACCTCCATAATAGCAGGTGTGTCCCGTCATTATTATATATTATATTATACCTTTATAAAAGAAAAAAGGTCGAGACCTAAGTCTCAACCTTTTTAGCCAAATAATATTAATAATATGTTATACTGCTGTTCCAATTAGACCAAAGCCATATAGTAAAACTATAGCGATAACGATTGGAGCTACAATGCCTGCTAAAATTTTAAATGCTGGCAACCAAGCAAAGCTGAATTTACCCTCATTTGTAATTTCTTTAAAGGCATTTTCTGGTTTCCAAACCCATACTGTGAACAAGCAAATCAACATCCCACCAAGTGGTAATAATATCTTGGCTGAGAAGTTATCATAAAAGTCAAATAGGTTTATGCCCTCTGTTCCTGGCCATGGAATTAAAATATGACTCCATGAACTCATTGAAAGAGAGGCTGTCACACCAACTAAAAATATTATGAAACCTACTGTTACTGCCGACACAGGACGAGGAACATTAAACTCGTCTTTTACATAGGCAACAACACATTCTAAAATAGAGATAGCTGACGTCAAAGCCGCGATTGCTAATAATAAGAAGAACATTGCCCCAAAGAAAGCTCCAAATGGAAGAGTGTCAAAAACTGCAGGTAACACCATGAACACAAGTCCAGGCCCTTGTGTTGGCTCGAAACCAACCGCAAATAGTGCAGGGAAGATTGCAAATCCAGCTAAGACAGCAACACCAGTATCAAGACCAATGATAGTCGCTGCTGATGAAGGCATATTTTCTTTTTTATTCAAGTAACTACCATAAGTAATCATAGTTCCCATACCTAAGCTTAACGAGAAGAAGGCTTGTCCCAAAGCTGCCAACACAACTGATCCAGTAACCTGTGAAAAGTCTGGCTTCAATAAGAAGCTTACTCCTGCCATGCTACCTTCTAAGGTCATTCCACGGATAATTAAGAGTACTAAAATTCCAAAGATAGCTGGCATCAAAATAACACTCCATTTTTCGATACCGCCTTTAATACCTGCGACAACAATCCCCACGGTTAAGATCATAAAGAAAGCCTGCCAAATAATTGGTTGAACTGGGTTAGTTATAAAACCAACAAAGATATCTGGCAATTGATCAGCTGGAATACCTGACAATGCCCCTGATATTGTCTTCCAGACATAGGCCATTGTCCAACCAGCAACAACCCCATAGAATGATAAAATCATAAATGCAGCTAATACACCAAAGGCACCAGTAATCCACCAAGGTGTACCAGCAGCTAGAGCCTTAAATGAGCCGATAGCATTTTTCTGTCCCGCTCTACCAATGGCAAATTCACAAAGCATAACGGCGAAGCCTATCAAAAATGCTGCAAGAAGATAAATTACAATAAATGCTCCTCCACCGTTTTCCCCAGCTAAATAGGGGAATCTCCAAATGTTACCAAGACCAATTGCGGAACCAGCAGCTGCCATAACAAAACCAAAGTTAGATCCCCACTGTTCCCTTTCAACTCCAATACTTTTGTTCTCCACTTTTCTACCTCCTATTACAATATTTTAGCATAAGTGCTTCCTTATATTATAATGAAGAGGTTGTCTATTTAGCAAGGGTTAATTTTTGTGCAATATATTAAAATTTCATTATTAGCATGGCGTATCTCTCATAATGTCAAGCAGGTCAGGCATTGGCAAGTTTTAAACCTGTTGAATAATCTGAAAAATTGTATTAATTATTTTCTAAATATAACTTACCATTTCGTACTTCATAAGCTTTTCCGTCCAACTCAATAATACCATTGACTGGTTTTTTTGTTCTTTTATCAATTATCTGATACGTTCTGGCTTGATACCCACCAAAGTCCTTGGTAAGTGTAACCCCACCTACTATCCAAGAAGATGTCTGTCTGGAATCATTATTTTCACCTACTCCTGTAAGGTTAACATCTAGGTTAAATACACTCTTTTTGATATCATAATCACTTAAAGCTGGGGAGCTATAAACAACAACCTCCCAAATACCAGCCTCCGGTGACAATATTCCAGCCGAAGTATTATCCTTCATTACAGATCCCGATGGGCCCAAACCCACATATTCGGTCATATAGTACTCATTTCCATTTGGATCAATTATATGAGCCCTTGCTCTTCCTGCTGCTTGTCCTCCAGTCTTACCCACCCTTAGGCTAAGAGAAAAATTTTCAGAGTTTGGGGGTACCTGGAAAAAGTATCGAGAATACTGGGCCGCAGGTAATTCACCGGATAAGGTTACTTTATACTGATTGTTTTTATCTAAAATATATGGTCTTACTACTGTAACTAGTGCTGTTAAATCATATCCATAGGTACTGGAAATGTCACCACGTAGGAAACCGGAATACAGACCAGGTTCCTCAGGCATATTATATTTTATAGGAATTAACCTTCTTCCCCCAGCTGCAATACGTGTTGTATCTAACTGAGGCACCAACCAGTCTACTGTAGAGTCCCAGTTAACCGCTACTGCATCATCAGCTATATTCTTTATCCTGAAGTTGATTTCACCTGGAATAAAGTCTCTAGCATACAATCCCTCACCAAAAGCTAATCTTTTATTGTATGTTTGGGGTATAAGCGGCTTAACCTTATCTACAAGAAACAGTTTCCTCCATGCTTCTACAACATCTATAACTCCAGCACCGACCTCAGCCGGCCCAAAATCTTCCAATGTTCTAGCGCCTAGGGATATAGCTCTCCTAATATCCTCAGAATTCGGGGATCTTCCTAGCTTATTCAGGGAATCCCTCAATAAGGCTACAGCACCCGCTACATGAGGAGCTGCCATGCTTGTTCCCTCAGCTAGTGAGTACTTATTAGTTGACCACATTGGAGCAGTTGAAACAGCACTACCTGGCGCAACAACATCTGGAATCATAAGGCCATCTTTTCTGGGTCCAATAGAACTAAAGTACCATAGGCTATCATCTTCCACTTCAAAGCCGTAATCCTGCTTCCACATGGAAGGAGAAATAAAAGCTCCAACTGATATTGCCTCTTTTGCATTGCCTGGTGTTGCTAACGAGGCCAAACCTGGCCCCCTATTTCCTGTCGCTACTGTAAAAACTATATTCTGTTCTCTGCTTATTTTAGAAATAAGTTCCGTTAAAGAATTATTTCCTGCAGTCTCATCAAGATAGTAACCAAGACTAAGATTGATTATATGGGCACCATTTTCTGCTGCATAGTTTATGGCTTCTTTAAGTAAATCCCAATTTGTTTCACCCATTGTGTCTAATGCTTTAAGTACCATAATCTGACTTCCAGGCGCTACACCTTTAATATCTCCATTAGCCGCAGCAATACCCGCTACATTGGTCCCATGTCCATTAAAATCAATACCAAATCTGATCCAATCAGCATTACCGGAAATACCGCCTATCACAGCATTAAATTGCCTCTCTTTATCATCTGTTGCAAAGGAAAAATATTGCCCATGTTCTTTAAAAATCTCATAACCTGATTGACCATCTATTTGGCCATTTCCTTCTAGATCTATATATACAGTATCATAGTTTCCTGCGACTTCTGGATCAGAAAGAACTACAAAAAAACTATCATCAGAGCTACCGTTAAAATTTAAATCTCTCAGTACGCTTTTCTCTTGAATAAACCCATATCTGTACACTCCACTTTTTGAAGGTATATTTCTAATAGAGTAACTACCTCCTTCAATGGAATAGCTTTTATCTCCCGCTGCAGTTATTTTACCAGTTGTATCTACCTTCATTTCGTCAGTAAGATCTACCCAGTCAATTATCTTGGAACTTCCTCTTGTGGTTTCGTAGAGGTCAGGATGCCCTGGATCGACTCCAGTATCTATTATCGCAATAACTTGTCCCTGCCCCTGAGCCTCTGTTGCTGCTACTAAATCTCTTAGTTGCATCTCATTCTTTGTAATTTCCAAACTTTTTCCCGGATTTGCACCTGTAAAATCAACACTTGAAAAGTTTAGACTCTTCTGAGGTGGCATCTTTTGTACAGCCTGATTATTATCTAAGATATAAGACAGTGAGTCTAATGACAAAGCCTCCAGATCTTCAACCTGTTCAAGATATCCTATTACACCATTAGGATCTATCGCAAAATGAACCTTCATTTGCATTGTGCTAGCTAGGTCTGATAGATTTACTAAGCTATCATTGTTGTAAAACCTAAGGCGTGAGCTATAATCAAAAAGGTGATCCTCTCCAGAAACTTCTATTCTCATTTTTTTGCCAACAATATCTATTCCTTTAAGTATTCCTGCAAACTCAAGGGCATCACCCCTAGCTTCAAGCATTCTCACAATAAAGGTAGTAGCTTGCCCCCTGGTTGTCAGCTCTGAAGGTCTAAATGTGCCATCAGGATAACCACTTGTAAGGTTTAGTGATAAAGCTTTGGCCACAGGCTCTTGCGCCCATAAGGGTATGTAATTTTTATCGGTAAATCCAAGTTCTGAAGTAGTCTCTAGAGAATTGGAAGCCTTTAAAGCTCTCACAAGTATTGCTGTTAATTCATCTCTTCTAATTGGTCTCTCAGGCCTAAAGGTACCATCTTCATAACCATTAATGATTCCAAGTTCATAGGCAAGCTCAATGTACCCTTTAGCCCAATGGGAATCTTCAATATCCTCAAAGGCAGAAGGTACTGCATACAAATTGTAGGCCTCTTCATCTAAATTGAGACTGCTAATTATTATTTTGCTGAATTCAGCTCTGGTAACACTACGATTTGGTCTAAAACTGCCATCGTTATAGCCACCAATAATTCTCTTGGCAGATAAAAGATCAATCTCTTTAACAGCCCAGTGATTACCAGTATCAGAATATGCAAGTACATTACTAGGAAGAGCTAACATAACTACTGCTACAATCAGAGTAATATATACTTTTTTTACAGTAAGAGAGACGTTATGCATATAAACACCCATTCATATAGAATATCTAAAATTATTTTGAAATTCCGGAAAACAACAGGTTAATTGTGTCGGCAGACAGCTTTGAGATATCACTATCTGCCATTTCAGTTTCATTCATCATCATGTTTTTACCAAAAAACGTTATTACAGCTGCTATAATTTTTGCAAGTAGGCATGGGTCCATCTCTTTAATCTCATCTTTGCTTATTGCTTCAGTTATATATTTTTGCAAGAAAAGCAGATAGTCATCGTGCATATCTAGAACCCACTTTTTAAATTTTTCATCCAGGGGAGGATGCTCAGACAAGAATATTCGTGACATCTCCCGGTGTTCATTAGTAAATTTTATGTTTGCCTCTAACATGTATTTGATCTTTTCTTTAAAAGAAGTTTTATTTGCGGCGTCAACTACAAATTCATGAAAATAAAGGGAATGAATATACTTAAACATCTCCTGGAATAAATCCTGTTTACTTTTGAAATATTCATAAACAGTACCTTTTCCAACTTGTGCTTCATTTGCTATTTCCTCTACCTTAGCATTAGAGAAACCCTTGTAAGCAAAAACCTTAATAGCTGCCTCCAAAATCTGCTCTCTTTTGCCCATGCTTTCAATTTCAGGGACATTCATCATCGCTTTATCAGAGGTGTGTCCCCTCTCCATAGCTACCATTACTGCATACCATCAAGATCAAATATTCCATGCTGTAGCATTGTAGCAGCTAGATTATAGTCATACACAGCAGCTACTAACTCAGTTTTTGCCTTATCAAGTTCACCACTTGCTTTT
This genomic window contains:
- a CDS encoding Na+-dependent transporter → MAAAGSAIGLGNIWRFPYLAGENGGGAFIVIYLLAAFLIGFAVMLCEFAIGRAGQKNAIGSFKALAAGTPWWITGAFGVLAAFMILSFYGVVAGWTMAYVWKTISGALSGIPADQLPDIFVGFITNPVQPIIWQAFFMILTVGIVVAGIKGGIEKWSVILMPAIFGILVLLIIRGMTLEGSMAGVSFLLKPDFSQVTGSVVLAALGQAFFSLSLGMGTMITYGSYLNKKENMPSSAATIIGLDTGVAVLAGFAIFPALFAVGFEPTQGPGLVFMVLPAVFDTLPFGAFFGAMFFLLLAIAALTSAISILECVVAYVKDEFNVPRPVSAVTVGFIIFLVGVTASLSMSSWSHILIPWPGTEGINLFDFYDNFSAKILLPLGGMLICLFTVWVWKPENAFKEITNEGKFSFAWLPAFKILAGIVAPIVIAIVLLYGFGLIGTAV